One genomic segment of Brevibacillus laterosporus LMG 15441 includes these proteins:
- a CDS encoding ABC transporter ATP-binding protein produces the protein MSNDDTLVEVRNLKKYFKIGENTLKAVNDVSFTIKRGETLGIVGESGCGKSTAGRTMLRLYDPTEGQVIFEGKDLAKLSPAEMKAMRRNIQMIFQDPYASLNPRMTVGDIIGEALDIHGLASGSKRKERIQELLSLVSLNPEHMNRFPHEFSGGQRQRIGIARALAVEPKFIVCDEPISALDVSVQAQVVNLLEQLQEKMGLTYMFIAHDLSMVKYISDRVGVMYLGKMVELADSEKLYEKPLHPYTQALLSAIPIPDPEIERTRERIVLQGDVPSPMNPPSGCHFRTRCPKAMPECAAKEPAWKEIESGHFVACHLFN, from the coding sequence ATGTCAAACGATGATACATTGGTTGAGGTACGCAATTTAAAGAAATACTTTAAGATCGGTGAAAATACATTAAAGGCAGTCAATGACGTATCCTTTACGATCAAACGCGGTGAAACTCTAGGGATCGTAGGCGAGTCTGGCTGTGGGAAGTCTACTGCTGGTCGTACAATGCTTCGCCTATACGATCCAACTGAAGGACAAGTAATTTTTGAGGGTAAAGATTTGGCGAAATTAAGCCCTGCAGAAATGAAAGCAATGCGTCGTAACATCCAGATGATTTTCCAAGATCCATACGCTTCTCTTAACCCGCGTATGACAGTTGGCGATATTATCGGTGAAGCATTAGATATTCATGGTCTGGCTAGTGGTTCAAAACGTAAAGAACGCATCCAAGAATTGTTGTCGTTAGTAAGCTTGAATCCTGAACATATGAACCGTTTTCCACATGAGTTTTCTGGTGGTCAGCGTCAACGTATTGGGATTGCACGCGCTCTAGCTGTTGAACCGAAATTTATCGTGTGTGACGAACCGATTTCAGCATTGGACGTATCCGTTCAAGCTCAGGTTGTTAACTTATTGGAGCAGTTGCAAGAAAAAATGGGCTTAACGTATATGTTTATCGCCCATGACTTGTCCATGGTAAAATACATTTCTGATCGAGTTGGCGTTATGTATTTAGGAAAAATGGTAGAGCTAGCAGATAGTGAAAAGCTGTATGAAAAACCGCTCCATCCGTATACTCAAGCTTTATTATCTGCGATTCCGATTCCAGATCCTGAAATCGAGCGTACTCGTGAGCGTATCGTCCTGCAAGGCGATGTACCGAGTCCAATGAATCCACCAAGCGGTTGTCATTTCCGTACGCGTTGCCCGAAAGCAATGCCGGAGTGTGCAGCGAAGGAGCCAGCTTGGAAAGAGATTGAATCAGGTCATTTCGTAGCTTGTCACTTGTTCAACTAA
- a CDS encoding methyl-accepting chemotaxis protein yields the protein MIKGVRGLKDNWRPFLTNIRNVRLHMGNSIATKMIIWGIILVLLIFGTLETIVLSFSKNTLINITTKQSKMLTEQYTASVDDWINSIGTKVKSSASKNVMRTNIDTLIKDEFKLLRQSFPEIKKIHLVNGNTGIEEYSLTTMNFTNFNDKFFFKEAVSKKQMVISGEDIQPHVEKSYGYIATPIGPSNSDTSRILIVAFSMQKLLDSVAGVQFMENGYGYVLNENGLVVAHKNEEYTNNLEVGSNPAYKELMQKVVDRSSSNVIYNDNGIESFASIAPLKTLPWSLVLSTSLSEVYGEVNSMGWIIFLVSIPVTVLAGVAIWWYANSMKRQLLSVTTQMQRVGSGDFTTKIEVRGKDEIAQVGQALNQMVGELKDLITRVQSQAVVLNVASGELQKHSEANTVSLHQISGTLTGISERISMQNREVQNTVTTVSEISEGVEQVAISAEATSHATSKTLERAQVGMKQVQDVVEVVRGVTKEIGQNANRMHSLRQRSNEIAEIVKMITGIASQTNLLALNAAIEAARAGEAGKGFSVVASEVRKLAEESSSFSEKIAAIAGSINYEAKEMTQNMDEVVKQADAGLTSVEMVGQSFTHILQEIQAAAEQSESMTAISEEMAAGNQVVSSSMQNLSQRSGEIDQSLIEAVTTIEGQLKAIAEINKNVQSMQELSNDLEAHVAKFQV from the coding sequence ATGATCAAGGGAGTTAGGGGGTTAAAGGATAACTGGAGGCCCTTTTTAACAAACATAAGAAATGTAAGACTTCATATGGGGAACTCCATAGCAACTAAAATGATTATCTGGGGAATCATCCTGGTTCTATTGATCTTTGGAACCTTAGAAACGATCGTATTGTCTTTCTCCAAAAATACGTTAATCAACATTACAACCAAACAATCTAAAATGTTGACAGAGCAATACACAGCCAGTGTTGATGATTGGATAAATTCAATTGGAACAAAAGTAAAAAGCTCTGCTTCAAAGAATGTAATGCGTACCAACATTGATACCCTCATAAAAGATGAATTTAAATTGTTGCGACAGAGTTTTCCGGAAATTAAAAAGATTCATCTAGTGAATGGAAATACAGGAATCGAAGAGTATTCATTAACTACTATGAATTTTACGAATTTTAATGATAAATTCTTTTTTAAAGAGGCAGTTTCTAAAAAACAAATGGTTATTTCGGGTGAAGATATTCAGCCTCATGTAGAAAAAAGCTATGGCTACATCGCAACACCAATTGGTCCATCTAATAGCGATACAAGCCGTATCCTGATCGTTGCCTTTTCTATGCAAAAATTGCTAGACAGCGTAGCAGGGGTTCAGTTCATGGAAAATGGCTATGGCTATGTATTAAACGAGAATGGTCTGGTCGTGGCTCATAAAAATGAGGAATACACGAACAATTTAGAGGTAGGTAGTAATCCGGCTTATAAAGAATTGATGCAAAAAGTAGTCGATCGCTCAAGTTCCAATGTTATTTACAATGATAATGGAATCGAATCATTCGCATCCATTGCTCCATTAAAAACGTTGCCATGGAGCTTGGTATTAAGCACAAGCCTGTCGGAAGTCTACGGAGAAGTTAACAGCATGGGCTGGATTATCTTCTTAGTCAGTATTCCGGTCACTGTGCTAGCAGGTGTAGCTATTTGGTGGTATGCAAATTCGATGAAAAGGCAATTATTATCTGTAACAACACAAATGCAGCGAGTTGGCAGTGGAGACTTCACGACAAAAATTGAGGTGCGGGGTAAAGACGAAATTGCTCAAGTCGGACAAGCACTTAACCAGATGGTGGGGGAACTAAAGGATTTAATCACCCGTGTACAAAGTCAAGCAGTTGTCCTAAATGTGGCATCTGGTGAGTTGCAGAAACATTCTGAAGCAAATACCGTGTCCCTGCATCAGATTTCAGGTACGTTAACTGGGATATCAGAACGCATATCCATGCAAAATCGAGAGGTGCAGAATACTGTGACTACTGTTTCGGAGATCTCCGAGGGGGTGGAGCAGGTTGCGATATCAGCAGAAGCTACCTCTCATGCTACATCGAAAACATTAGAACGGGCACAGGTCGGCATGAAGCAGGTTCAAGATGTAGTAGAGGTTGTTCGTGGTGTTACGAAAGAAATCGGACAAAATGCGAATCGGATGCATTCGTTACGCCAACGCTCAAATGAAATTGCAGAAATTGTTAAAATGATAACGGGAATCGCATCTCAAACCAATCTGCTTGCTTTAAATGCAGCTATAGAAGCAGCACGGGCGGGAGAAGCAGGTAAAGGATTCTCGGTTGTAGCAAGCGAGGTTCGCAAGTTAGCAGAGGAAAGCAGTAGCTTTTCGGAAAAAATTGCAGCAATCGCGGGATCGATTAACTATGAAGCAAAAGAGATGACGCAAAATATGGATGAGGTAGTAAAACAAGCGGATGCTGGACTTACATCCGTGGAAATGGTAGGCCAATCCTTTACCCATATCTTACAGGAGATTCAGGCGGCTGCTGAACAGAGTGAATCCATGACTGCTATTTCAGAAGAGATGGCAGCCGGTAATCAAGTTGTTAGTAGCTCCATGCAAAACTTGTCACAAAGGTCTGGGGAGATTGATCAATCACTGATTGAAGCAGTTACTACTATCGAAGGGCAGTTAAAAGCGATTGCAGAGATAAATAAAAACGTCCAAAGTATGCAAGAATTATCAAATGATCTAGAAGCCCATGTGGCTAAATTCCAAGTATAA
- a CDS encoding D-alanyl-D-alanine carboxypeptidase family protein: MKRLLHVFLCLVTCITMLTPGLASAEESKPNMAPHAKSAILMEADSGTILFEKNAHEKLPPASITKVMTLLLIFEAMERGEVKLTDKVRTSERAASMGGSQIFLQPGEEMTVEDMVKGIAIASGNDAAVAMAEHIGGTEEAFIKKMNERAAQLGLKNTHFINCNGLPSPDHYTTASDIAIMSRELLKHEIITKYTGIYQDYLRKDSASPFWLVNTNRLVRFYDGVDGLKTGYTSEAKFCITATAKRKNMRVIAVVLGEPDTKVRNKEITGMFDYAFNHYQVHPIYKKGDVIQQLSLDKGEETKVNVVTEQPVSLLLKKGENPNAFVKEITLASEAKAPIKKSNVVGHIFIKKNGKEVARIDLYPEKTVERANMWDILKRTTQKVMFTYR, translated from the coding sequence ATGAAAAGATTACTTCATGTTTTTCTCTGTTTGGTTACTTGCATAACCATGCTTACTCCAGGGCTAGCTTCTGCAGAAGAGTCAAAACCTAATATGGCTCCGCATGCAAAATCAGCGATCCTAATGGAGGCAGATTCCGGAACCATTCTGTTTGAAAAAAATGCGCATGAGAAACTACCGCCTGCAAGTATCACTAAGGTAATGACCTTGTTATTGATTTTTGAGGCGATGGAACGAGGAGAAGTAAAGCTAACCGACAAAGTTCGTACCAGCGAACGAGCTGCTTCCATGGGCGGATCTCAGATTTTCTTGCAGCCTGGTGAAGAGATGACAGTGGAGGATATGGTGAAAGGGATTGCTATTGCTTCTGGAAATGATGCTGCAGTTGCTATGGCTGAGCATATCGGAGGAACAGAAGAAGCGTTTATCAAGAAGATGAATGAACGAGCTGCCCAATTAGGTTTAAAAAATACACACTTTATTAACTGCAACGGATTACCCTCCCCAGATCATTACACAACTGCCTCTGACATTGCAATCATGTCGCGTGAGCTGTTAAAACATGAAATAATTACTAAATATACCGGCATCTATCAAGATTATCTACGAAAAGACAGTGCCAGCCCATTCTGGTTAGTTAACACGAATCGACTTGTTCGATTTTATGACGGAGTAGATGGCTTGAAGACGGGTTACACCTCGGAAGCCAAATTTTGTATTACAGCAACAGCAAAACGTAAAAATATGCGCGTAATTGCTGTTGTATTGGGTGAACCCGATACCAAGGTAAGAAATAAAGAAATTACTGGTATGTTTGATTATGCCTTTAATCATTATCAAGTACATCCCATATATAAAAAAGGGGATGTTATTCAACAGCTTTCTTTGGATAAGGGAGAAGAAACGAAGGTAAACGTTGTGACCGAACAGCCTGTTAGTCTTCTTTTGAAAAAGGGAGAAAATCCTAATGCATTTGTAAAAGAGATTACACTTGCTAGTGAGGCAAAAGCTCCGATTAAAAAGTCAAATGTAGTGGGCCATATTTTTATCAAAAAAAATGGTAAAGAAGTAGCCCGAATTGATTTGTATCCAGAGAAAACCGTTGAACGAGCCAATATGTGGGACATACTCAAAAGAACAACCCAGAAGGTAATGTTTACCTATCGCTGA
- the spoIIAA gene encoding anti-sigma F factor antagonist — MSLHIEMETLREVLLVRLQGELDHHTAETLRNRLDTAIKDEQIRHVVLDLEDLTFMDSSGIGVILGRYKQITARSGEVFVCSINPTIYRIFEMSGLFKVLKYKEHVSDALDVLGVA, encoded by the coding sequence ATGAGCTTGCACATTGAAATGGAGACCTTACGTGAGGTCCTGTTGGTCCGCCTGCAAGGGGAGCTGGATCATCACACAGCGGAAACTTTGAGGAACCGTTTAGACACCGCTATCAAGGATGAGCAGATTCGTCATGTGGTCCTCGACTTGGAGGACTTGACCTTCATGGATAGCTCAGGAATTGGTGTGATTTTAGGGAGATACAAACAAATTACAGCGCGTTCTGGTGAGGTATTTGTCTGTTCCATTAATCCAACCATTTATCGCATTTTTGAAATGTCAGGTTTGTTTAAGGTATTAAAGTACAAAGAGCATGTATCAGATGCTTTGGACGTACTGGGGGTGGCATAA
- the spoIIAB gene encoding anti-sigma F factor, with protein MKNHMQLQFSALSQNEAFARVAVASFISQLDVTMEELEEIKTVVSEAVTNAIIHAYEENPLGVVHIEASLEDGVVELVIEDYGKGIVDVEEAMQPLFTSKPELERSGMGFTIMENFMDSLEVVTAIDQGTRIRLVKRLAYAKALQS; from the coding sequence ATGAAAAATCACATGCAACTACAATTCTCTGCCCTCAGTCAAAACGAAGCATTTGCTCGCGTTGCAGTGGCATCTTTTATCTCGCAGCTCGATGTCACAATGGAAGAATTAGAGGAAATCAAAACTGTCGTATCAGAAGCAGTGACAAATGCGATTATCCATGCCTATGAGGAAAACCCACTTGGAGTGGTTCATATTGAAGCTTCTTTAGAGGATGGAGTAGTTGAGCTTGTCATTGAGGATTATGGAAAAGGAATTGTTGATGTGGAAGAGGCGATGCAACCATTGTTTACTTCTAAGCCAGAGCTGGAACGCTCAGGAATGGGTTTTACGATTATGGAAAATTTCATGGATTCATTAGAAGTTGTTACGGCCATTGATCAGGGTACAAGGATTCGCTTAGTTAAACGTCTCGCTTATGCAAAAGCTTTACAAAGCTAG
- the sigF gene encoding RNA polymerase sporulation sigma factor SigF: MGADIKNASQPFLTNEQVKELIAKSQTGDTSARDQLVSSNIRLVWSVVQRFMNRGYEADDLFQIGCIGLLKAVDKFDLNYDVKFSTYAVPMIIGEIQRFLRDDGTVKVSRSLKETANKVRRTRDELYKKFGRSPTISEVAETLGLSNEDVVFAQEASRAPSSIHETVFENDGDPITLIDQIADESLSKWFDQIALRDAISKLTEREQLIVLLRYYKDQTQSEVAERLGISQVQVSRLEKRILQTIRDQIEQ; this comes from the coding sequence ATGGGAGCCGATATTAAAAACGCTAGTCAGCCGTTTCTTACTAACGAACAAGTAAAAGAGCTCATTGCTAAAAGCCAAACGGGAGATACGTCTGCACGTGACCAACTGGTAAGTAGTAATATTCGTTTAGTATGGTCTGTTGTCCAACGTTTTATGAACCGTGGCTATGAAGCAGATGATTTGTTTCAAATTGGATGTATTGGATTATTAAAGGCAGTCGACAAATTCGATTTAAACTATGATGTCAAATTCTCAACGTATGCTGTTCCAATGATCATCGGAGAAATTCAACGCTTTCTGCGGGATGATGGTACGGTCAAAGTCAGCCGTTCGTTGAAGGAAACGGCAAACAAAGTGCGAAGAACGCGGGACGAATTGTATAAGAAATTCGGGCGTTCCCCTACCATCAGCGAAGTTGCAGAGACGTTGGGTCTGTCTAATGAGGATGTCGTATTCGCTCAGGAGGCTAGTCGAGCGCCATCATCGATTCATGAAACGGTTTTTGAAAATGATGGTGACCCGATCACCTTGATTGATCAAATAGCCGATGAAAGCTTAAGCAAATGGTTTGATCAGATTGCCTTACGTGATGCAATAAGTAAATTGACAGAACGGGAACAATTGATCGTTCTTCTTCGTTACTATAAAGATCAAACTCAATCTGAGGTAGCTGAGAGATTAGGAATCTCACAGGTACAGGTGTCGCGATTGGAAAAGAGGATACTTCAAACGATAAGAGACCAAATCGAGCAATAG
- a CDS encoding stage V sporulation protein AA: MEQILFLRLRKRLVIRQKDVILLGDICQLYLDGEREEKLRRIPLYQVKKEDGNLIIIDIMQVIRKLRQMYPEIHLKVQGSTQIIVEVENPAKRANFFLVSFVWLLLFIGSGLALMNFHADVSMLEVQRRLYQLITGQYEKRPLLLQIPYSLGIGLGMVLFFNHIFRKRFNEEPSPLDVELFLYQQNLDQYYLENENEENQRDKT, encoded by the coding sequence ATGGAGCAGATTTTATTTTTACGCTTACGTAAGCGACTGGTGATAAGACAGAAAGATGTTATTCTGCTCGGTGATATCTGTCAGCTTTATTTAGATGGGGAGCGCGAGGAGAAATTACGTCGTATTCCGCTCTATCAAGTAAAAAAAGAGGATGGGAATTTGATTATCATCGACATTATGCAGGTAATCCGTAAACTGCGTCAGATGTATCCAGAGATCCACCTTAAGGTACAGGGTTCGACTCAAATTATCGTTGAGGTAGAGAATCCCGCCAAACGTGCTAATTTTTTTCTTGTATCATTTGTTTGGCTTCTTCTGTTTATAGGATCTGGTTTAGCCCTAATGAACTTTCACGCTGATGTCAGCATGTTAGAGGTACAGCGACGTCTATATCAGCTAATCACGGGACAATATGAAAAACGTCCTCTACTACTTCAAATCCCTTACTCATTAGGAATCGGTCTTGGGATGGTTTTGTTTTTTAATCATATTTTTCGTAAACGATTCAACGAAGAGCCCAGTCCACTTGACGTTGAATTATTTTTATATCAACAGAACCTGGATCAATATTATTTAGAAAATGAGAACGAGGAAAATCAACGAGATAAGACATGA
- a CDS encoding stage V sporulation protein AB: protein MMLLYLFVIVMGLGWGLAVGSGLVAFLSVLDIIPRLTQLSSSHSFTRSYEWAIVLGALWFTWCDYLAISVQLPAVLTAVVGSFAGIFVGMLAAGLTEVLNVFPILTKRLGLHDYMRNFLMAMVLGKIVGSLLQWTFSL, encoded by the coding sequence ATGATGCTGCTATATTTGTTTGTCATCGTAATGGGACTAGGCTGGGGTCTTGCTGTAGGAAGTGGTCTGGTCGCTTTTTTAAGCGTTCTAGATATCATTCCACGCCTTACACAGCTCTCTTCTTCTCATTCTTTTACTCGCAGCTATGAATGGGCCATCGTCTTAGGTGCGCTTTGGTTTACATGGTGTGATTACTTGGCGATTTCAGTGCAGCTCCCAGCGGTGCTAACCGCGGTGGTAGGAAGCTTCGCTGGTATATTCGTAGGTATGCTAGCGGCTGGTCTTACAGAGGTATTAAATGTGTTTCCTATTCTAACCAAGCGATTGGGGCTCCATGATTATATGAGAAATTTTTTGATGGCGATGGTGTTAGGGAAGATAGTAGGTTCTT